In a genomic window of Cydia fagiglandana chromosome 8, ilCydFagi1.1, whole genome shotgun sequence:
- the LOC134666738 gene encoding mucin-2-like isoform X8 → MRAGVWCVALALLAVGGALRPTQAQGTTRVGRRLPIHTSTESTALEQEHASTPRRGSRRREEAPRQAVRRTRTRAPQTEEVTEPETKRDTNERFDSRKAYSRTRNRPEPEEDTPKANVIRSRSRFNRPAPTPTTKAPEVTSPIIDESKIEVINSTLEEITKMVFKEYEPVTQSNRRTSTRTIAVTQRRRGRVNARTNEQSDLTGSGTTNSISISEKGPTTDKMIDLRSSRKLRYKQRLPETDTNLTGLGITASNEVQQSSQNETPSQETKLSTPVENVQQSTETNPLKTTTLKVMRIVRRPVQRGKGSFKPNASESLAKKRSDEVSEDDNYPEPFKALLQAKNASTQITSPNDESLTLKASQKVHSFAPSQQSTLSSLKNKYSRLRPKSNVEKELKNDIKSDDKPTESTVAPKTLSTKEPSYKFRSQQTTRSRKFSHLTTSTVSNTEQSSDKPTYKYNRKFKVSTTEAPKSEPKIHSKRVETNNLLKKASHRPTFYSRRNSSKSDASTTTPSNEETLNIGSALESIAKHKASLPRTSYYSRQRNSKKVLTPSISSTEEPLKDSNSVIETADRKNANNVDMPLIYTLLKPTDDVSQNENNLDISPSQNNSEKPHKMFVIAVTSKESSESSTENEMTSNTVEETEVRPLVGSSTPKYHATYTVPQPTAKAEEHDVLSAVPPIRNIPTRKFGRGRVSSRSQNDGVSEEPVTRDRGAGKYTDSYTKTTEASTNGINPDTEKSRHRFSSKYRASHDKPIYRATVPTVTPSTIEGEEYQLGPDMNAITFTQTRSPAELLKLSESLVKPHVMNVEASQHSPSVTVSIFDALAEILTSTPRNRLSSTTEVQKQNIKTDSIQSLDVISTSALNLKDSNRGVTTVASKPAEQSTASHVLSLRTTTMLPSVDEILLNSISSAAKEEMVISSMTSSTRQPTILTLDIDPETKQIRTEKPGEIKFISIDEVATTNSPNSNVLKLASSKSPTTTVTSQMETVTESSTQTPQIPTQAQNDDQTTTVQVAAGTITDAVLESTTVQNVLTTSTTEASTTPLTTTEPVTTTTMAPVTTTTETTTTTTAKPIETTTEVRTTLITTTSPPTTAAPTTAAETLLPLTATPAPTEGVTKEDSKRYQEDAALLEAILSGAERLPKKLNFNNLDQNTGTSSVNTQTKLVSGTKQSNDDIFLQQLLSVAGKNPQTLTVPNIRGNIKVNSVQTTTARSIEDDIRQFEEDTKLLKALLAATGQDPAKFNIPTLNIKTTTLVPTTEKTTTSKPTETTRAQTTTPSIDADITRFQEDAKLLQALLQVTGQNNGNFNFPDITGITSNVRIASNPLTTSLGSNPTTPINVRPIYTTLRTTTLPPTTVTVPTTFQPRATDPTTARISTTFPPFRRRPSATTVLTNPTTVATARRVPIPNFTVTTEIPTSSTFSVEEDLAFLNNLRSVLNTNTDNTDPEAALANRIIALAVDRSLNEIKSGQGTERTGKNLVPTTAPTTTTTTTTTTTTPRPTTAAPSTPSIEDDLRQFQEDTKLLQALLKATGQDPSKLKLPTIPNINANVSPKIPPGVHSELNLLSNLLASPSPLNEPFDSLTQKPKEQIKTTITTTPKPFGAKIAVKDDVKNVQDDGKLLQTLIKLQGVQETTTQKSKIAITGQSTDEALKKLIQKTKPGMVQDATKMPLAISTEYGKSNDALLAALLKEQGFGPTTASSLDEQLRLAALLNQVVVTPKARRTTTPPPPPPAPRRPILDGLAWLWQQWRETGPGTGAQRPNRRPDPSPTAAVSASQATSNRVNWFGSGPFVGNADDKPNNRIPLDPPRAVTSEQTPGRGQLVSAAINVTRAFSQFLGAAIQGAAQTVQNVIRAGQRAATDVYSTGSGASG, encoded by the exons GCGCAGGGAACGACGCGTGTAGGCAGAAGACTGCCAATACACACGTCTACAGAAAGCACCGCTCTTGAACAAGAGCATGCTTCCACACCAAGAAGAGGGTCGAGGAGAAGAGAAGAAGCCCCACGGCAAGCTGTGCGAAGAACACGGACGCGTGCTCCACAAACTGAAGAGGTCACTGAACCAGAAACTAAACGGGATACCAACGAACGCTTCGATTCGAGAAAAGCTTACAGTCGAACCCGAAACAGGCCCGAACCGGAAGAAGACACACCTAAAGCTAACGTTATTAGAAGCAGATCGCGATTCAACAGACCAGCTCCAACACCTACTACAAAGGCACCAGAGGTGACTTCTCCCATTATAGATGAAAGCAAAATAGAAGTCATCAATTCAACTCTAGAGGAAATAACCAAAATGGTGTTTAAAGAATATGAACCTGTTACACAATCTAATCGCCGAACTTCAACTCGAACCATTGCAGTCACTCAACGAAGACGTGGCCGAGTCAATGCCAGAACCAATGAGCAATCAGACCTTACTGGTTCCGGCACGACAAACTCCATTTCGATTTCTGAAAAGGGGCCCACTACTGACAAAATGATAGATCTAAGAAGTTCCCGAAAACTAAGGTATAAACAGCGGTTACCAGAAACAGATACCAATTTAACGGGTCTTGGTATAACGGCTTCGAATGAGGTTCAACAGTCTAGTCAAAACGAGACCCCTAGTCAAGAGACCAAGCTATCTACCCCTGTAGAAAATGTTCAACAAAGCACTGAGACGAACCCTTTGAAAACGACGACTTTGAAGGTCATGAGGATAGTTAGGAGACCTGTTCAGAGAGGAAAGGGAAGCTTCAAACCGAACGCGTCCGAGTCTCTAGCTAAAAAACGTTCTGATGAAGTAAGTGAAGACGACAACTATCCTGAACCTTTCAAAGCGCTGTTGCAAGCTAAAAATGCTTCG acACAGATTACCTCTCCGAATGACGAGAGTCTGACTTTGAAAGCATCACAGAAAGTTCATTCGTTTGCACCATCACAACAGTCAACACTAAGttctcttaaaaataaatactcaCGG TTACGACCTAAATCCAATGTAGAAAAAGAATTGAAAAATGACATCAAATCTGATGATAAACCTACAGAAAGCACTGTAGCACCAAAAACCCTTTCAACCAAAGAACCCAGTTATAAGTTTCGGTCTCAACAAACCACAAGAAGCAGAAAGTTTAGTCATCTTACTACTTCAACTGTCTCAAACACAGAACAAAGCAGTGATAAACCCACTTACAAATATAATAGAAAATTTAAAGTGAGCACTACCGAGGCTCCCAAAAGCGAACCTAAAATTCATTCCAAGCGTGTTGAAACTAACAATCTCTTAAAAAAGGCGTCGCATAGACCTACATTTTATTCAAGAAGAAATTCAAGCAAAAGTGACGCAAGTACCACAACTCCAAGTAATGAAGAAACCCTTAATATAGGAAGTGCTTTAGAAAGTATTGCCAAACACAAAGCATCATTGCCAAGGACGTCTTATTATAGTCGACAGAGAAATAGTAAAAAAGTCTTAACCCCATCTATCTCATCGACGGAAGAGCCTTTGAAGGATAGTAACAGTGTCATAGAAACTGCTGATAGAAAAAACGCAAATAATGTAGATATGCCATTGATATATACATTATTAAAACCCACCGACGACGTGTCACAAAATGAAAACAATCTAGATATTTCACCAAGTCAAAACAATAGCGAAAAACCACATAAAATGTTTGTTATTGCTGTAACAAGTAAAGAGTCTTCAGAATCTAGTACAGAAAATGAAATGACATCTAATACCGTAGAGGAGACTGAAGTAAGACCTTTGGTGGGTTCATCAACTCCAAAATATCATGCTACGTATACAGTTCCTCAACCTACTGCCAAAGCAGAAGAACATGACGTTTTGAGTGCTGTACCTCCCATTAGAAATATTCCGACCAGAAAATTTGGACGAGGCAGAGTTAGCTCAAGAAGTCAAAATGATGGAGTCTCAGAAGAACCTGTAACGAGGGACAGAGGGGCTGGGAAGTATACTGATTCATATACAAAAACCACTGAAGCATCTACCAATGGG ATAAATCCGGATACTGAAAAGTCTAGACATAGATTCAGCTCTAAATATAGAGCTTCGCATGACAAACCAATTTATAGAGCAACTGTGCCCACGGTTACACCGTCAACT ATAGAGGGAGAAGAATATCAATTAGGGCCAGATATGAATGCTATCACGTTTACTCAAACACGAAGTCCAGCTGAACTATTGAAACTATCAGAAAGTTTGGTGAAACCACACGTCATGAATGTTGAAGCTTCACAACACTCCCCGTCAGTTACTGTATCAATATTCGATGCTTTAGCTGAAATCCTTACGTCCACACCCAGAAACCGACTATCATCTACAACAGAagtacaaaaacaaaacattaaaacCGATTCTATACAATCACTCGACGTC ATATCGACATCGGCACTTAATTTAAAAGATAGCAATAGAGGTGTAACTACTGTGGCTAGTAAGCCAGCTGAGCAAAGCACAGCCTCGCATGTTTTGAGTTTACGCACAACTACAATGCTACCCTCTGTCGATGAGATTCTGCTTAATAGTATATCTTCGGCCGCTAAAGAGGAAATGGTTATATCATCTATGACGAGTTCCACTCGCCAGCCTACAATATTAACACTGGATATTGATCCGGAG ACAAAACAAATACGCACTGAAAAGCCTGgtgaaattaaatttatatcAATCGACGAAGTGGCCACTACTAATTCTCCAAACTCGAATGTCTTAAAGTTGGCATCCAGCAAATCACCCACTACAACTGTAACTAGTCAAATGGAGACAGTTACTGAGTCTAGTACACAGACACCTCAGATTCCAACACAAGCACAAAATGATGATCAAACAACTACGGTTCAAGTAGCTGCAGGAACTATTACCGACGCTGTCTTAGAATCAACCACTGTGCAAAACGTGCTAACGACAAGCACTACTGAGGCCAGCACAACTCCATTAACAACCACTGAACCGGTCACAACTACAACCATGGCTCCAGTGACAACGACCACAGAAACTACGACGACGACTACTGCGAAACCGATAGAAACAACGACCGAAGTTAGAACTACTTTAATAACAACAACTTCAcctccaacgacagcagcaccgACTACTGCTGCTGAAACTTTACTTCCTTTAACAGCTACCCCTGCACCAACAGAAGGAGTTACTAAAGAGGATTCAAAAAGATATCAAGAAGATGCAGCACTTTTAGAAGCAATTTTAAGTGGTGCTGAACGTCTTCCTAAAAAACTTAACTTCAATAATTTGGATCAAAATACTGGTACCTCATCAGTCAATACTCAAACGAAGCTAGTGTCGGGAACTAAACAGAGCAACGACGATATATTTTTACAACAACTTCTCTCGGTCGCTGGCAAAAATCCGCAGACTCTAACGGTTCCAAACATTAGAGGAAACATTAAAGTCAATAGCGTACAAACTACGACAGCTCGTTCCATAGAAGATGATATAAGACAATTTGAAGAGGATACAAAATTGTTGAAAGCCCTTTTAGCAGCTACAGGACAAGACCCAGCCAAATTTAACATACCGACTCTTAACATTAAAACTACAACATTAGTTCCTACAACAGAAAAAACAACAACATCTAAACCCACTGAAACAACAAGAGCACAAACAACCACACCGTCAATAGACGCAGATATAACACGGTTCCAAGAAGATGCTAAACTTTTACAAGCGCTTCTACAAGTTACCGGTCAAAATAATGGAAACTTTAACTTCCCTGATATAACGGGAATAACGTCAAATGTCAGAATAGCGTCTAATCCGCTCACGACATCCCTGGGGTCAAATCCTACAACTCCGATAAATGTTAGGCCAATATACACAACATTGAGAACGACGACGTTGCCCCCTACCACTGTTACTGTACCTACTACGTTCCAGCCTCGTGCAACCGACCCCACAACTGCTCGGATATCTACTACATTCCCGCCATTCAGAAGAAGACCTTCTGCAACAACTGTATTAACGAATCCAACGACTGTGGCGACCGCTCGACGCGTTCCAATACCTAACTTCACTGTAACAACAGAGATTCCTACATCTTCAACTTTTTCAGTTGAagaagatttagctttcctgaATAACCTG agatctGTCCTTAACACAAATACAGATAATACGGATCCTGAAGCGGCATTAGCCAACCGCATCATAGCTCTTGCAGTAGACAGAAGTTTGAATGAAATCAAATCAGGGCAAGGAACTGAGCGCACGGGAAAAAATCTGGTACCTACTACGGCCCCCACCACAACGACCACAACCACAACGACCACCACAACACCGCGGCCCACCACCGCTGCTCCTAGCACACCATCCATCGAAGATGATTTGAGACAGTTTCAAGAAGATACTAAACTCTTGCAGGCTTTGCTCAAAGCAACTGGACAAGATCCATCTAAACTTAAACTACCGACAATACCAAACATAAACGCTAATGTGAGTCCGAAAATACCACCAGGAGTTCACAGTGAACTAAATCTTCTCTCAAATCTTCTTGCTTCACCTTCACCTCTCAATGAGCCGTTCGATTCTCTCACGCAGAAACCAAAAGAACAAATAAAGACGACTATCACTACAACTCCTAAACCTTTTGGCGCAAAGATTGCAGTAAAAGATGAcgttaaaaatgtacaagatgaTGGGAAATTGTTACAAACTTTAATAAAATTGCAGGGCGTGCAAGAAACCACGACGCAAAAGAGTAAAATTGCTATTACAG GGCAATCAACAGACGAAGCATTAAAGAAACTGATTCAGAAAACAAAGCCAGGTATGGTGCAGGATGCGACCAAGATGCCGCTTGCTATCAGCACGGAATACGGAAAGAGCAACGATGCACTCCTCGCTGCACTGCTGAAAGAGCAAGGCTTCGGACCCACCACCGCCAGCTCTTTGGACGAGCAACTCCGTCTCGCC GCATTGCTCAATCAAGTGGTAGTGACGCCGAAAGCTAGGCGGACAACGACGCCGcctccgccgccgccggcgccgagAAGACCGATCCTGGACGGGCTGGCGTGGCTGTGGCAGCAGTGGCGAGAGACGGGGCCTGGGACAGGAGCCCAGAGACCAAATAGAAGACCTGATCCGTCCCCTACGGCCGCGGTGTCCGCGTCCCAGGCGACCAGCAACCGGGTCAACTGGTTTGGCTCTGGGCCTTTCGTCGGAAACGCGGACGATAAGCCGAACAACAGA ATACCACTGGACCCCCCGCGGGCAGTGACCTCGGAGCAGACCCCGGGACGAGGGCAGCTGGTGTCCGCGGCCATTAACGTCACCAGGGCCTTCTCGCAGTTCTTAGGGGCTGCGATtcag GGTGCCGCCCAGACCGTCCAGAACGTGATCCGAGCGGGGCAGCGCGCAGCAACCGATGTATACAGCACTGGCTCCGGGGCGTCAGGATAA